A section of the Macadamia integrifolia cultivar HAES 741 chromosome 9, SCU_Mint_v3, whole genome shotgun sequence genome encodes:
- the LOC122090022 gene encoding uncharacterized protein LOC122090022, whose protein sequence is MFGCQCFYWSRISNLSSPEPEPFSLPSPLPRWPEGQGFARQRICLGEIEVAQITQFESVWSCSLYNDSKKGAAFYKPIGIPDGLFSLGYYCQSMEQPLRGYVLAAGEVVPSDAKERHFCRTSDSPALTKPVDYTLVWSTDNWDGDNHDGGGYFWLPQPPEGYKAMGHVVTNQPGKPSLEEVRCVRADLTETCETNSLILNINSSSSKFPFQVWRTRPCHRGMLGKGVSIGTFFCSGYWSSGDEMNIACLKNLDSSLHAMPNLEQVHALIKHYGPTVFFHPDEIYLPSSVPWFFKNGALLYREGEINGNAIDSRGSNLPSGGTNDGEYWIDLPQDDCRSTVKCGDIESVEFYVHVKPALGGTFTDIAIWIFCPFNGPAAIKVGVLDFELSKIGQHVGDWEHFTLRVSNFTGELWSIYFSQHSGGEWVDAWNLEFIEGNRAIVYSSKHGHASFPHPGSYIQGSEKLRIGVRNDVARSNFYVDSSIKYQIVAAEYLGDGIVTEPCWLQYMREWGPTIVYNSRSELDKIISLLPMLIRNSVEDIFDKIPVELSGEEGPTGPKEKNNWVGDERG, encoded by the exons ATGTTTGGGTGCCAGTGTTTCTATTGGAGCAGAATCTCTAATTTATCGTCTCCTGAACCGGAGCCTTTTTCTCTGCCGAGTCCTCTTCCTCGATGGCCTGAAG GTCAAGGTTTTGCCAGACAAAGAATTTGTCTGGGAGAAATCGAAGTTGCTCAAATCACCCAGTTTGAGAGCGTTTGGAGCTGCAGTTTATATAATGATAGCAAAAAAGGTGCTGCATTCTATAAACCCATAGGAATCCCTGATGGCCTTTTCAGCCTCGGTTACTACTGCCAATCAATGGAGCAGCCTTTACGTGGGTATGTTCTTGCTGCTGGAGAAGTGGTTCCTTCAGATGCAAAAGAGAGGCATTTTTGCCGCACAAGTGACTCACCAGCTCTTACCAAGCCTGTTGACTATACATTGGTTTGGAGTACTGATAACTGGGATGGCGACAATCATGATGGAGGTGGTTACTTTTGGTTGCCACAACCACCTGAAGGTTATAAAGCTATGGGACATGTGGTCACTAACCAGCCAGGCAAGCCTTCACTTGAAGAAGTGAGATGTGTCCGAGCTGATCTCACAGAGACCTGTGAGACCAATAGTTTAATTCTTAACATAAACTCCAGTTCTTCTAAGTTCCCATTTCAGGTTTGGAGAACAAGACCCTGCCATAGAGGAATGCTGGGTAAAGGTGTCTCCATTGGAACATTCTTCTGCAGTGGCTACTGGAGCTCTGGAGATGAGATGAATATTGCATGCTTGAAAAATCTTGATTCAAGCCTGCATGCTATGCCAAATCTGGAACAAGTCCATGCTCTTATCAAACACTATGGACCTACAGTTTTCTTCCATCCTGATGAAATATATTTGCCTTCTTCTGTGCCATGGTTTTTCAAAAATGGAGCATTGTTATACAGAGAAGGTGAGATAAATGGTAATGCAATTGATTCTAGAGGTTCAAACCTTCCGAGTGGTGGCACTAATGATGGGGAATATTGGATAGACTTGCCACAAGATGATTGTCGTAGTACTGTTAAATGTGGCGACATAGAAAGTGTAGAATTCTATGTTCATGTGAAACCAGCCTTGGGGGGAACCTTCACTGATATTGCAATCTGGATCTTTTGCCCCTTCAATGGGCCAGCCGCTATCAAGGTTGGGGTTTTAGATTTTGAACTCAGCAAGATAGGACAGCATGTTGGTGATTGGGAGCATTTTACACTCCGTGTAAGCAACTTCACTGGTGAGCTTTGGAGCATATACTTCTCACAGCATAGCGGTGGTGAATGGGTGGATGCATGGAACTTGGAGTTCATTGAAGGGAACAGGGCAATTGTTTATTCGTCAAAACACGGTCATGCAAGCTTCCCACATCCAGGGAGCTATATTCAAGGTTCTGAGAAGCTGAGGATAGGAGTAAGGAATGACGTCGCTCGAAGCAATTTTTATGTTGATTCAAGTATCAAGTATCAGATTGTTGCAGCTGAGTATCTTGGCGATGGAATCGTGACAGAGCCATGTTGGTTACAGTATATGAGAGAATGGGGTCCAACCATTGTGTATAATTCGCGTTCAGAACTTGACAAAATTATTAGTCTTCTCCCAATGCTGATCAGGAATTCTGTGGAGGACATTTTTGACAAAATCCCAGTGGAACTTTCTGGAGAGGAAGGACCCACTGGACCCAAGGAGAAGAATAACTGGGTGGGAGATGAAAGAGGGTAG
- the LOC122089953 gene encoding uncharacterized protein LOC122089953, giving the protein MAVRKPPFQLLEINVISAQDLAPLSSKMRTYAVAWVNPTRKLSTRVDSRGHADPTWNDKFVFRVDDQFLQSDTSAVMIEIYALRCFRDVCIGTVRVLVGNLIPNNFRTGGSTLRGMRFVALQIRRPSGRPQGILNIGVAVLDSSMRSMPLYTIANSAVGYRDLMGEEVHTPGHHNHPPPKIQLRRTRSDVSETLKNNDIASQKTSSVVNGSEVATSTGGGVTPIKMIAGATPTNGSMYTESDLGPTASVVAGRLTPMTADEMYPSVEVGSSILEGWSVEDGSVEGLRTKLEKWRKELPPIYDNGYGSYRTPRRHVRRHTEGEMGGGLFSCFGGRYGCEFTIFCGPGPKKKKRRNNDKFQLSPSDSLVLTEPTRLIYPKKRRN; this is encoded by the coding sequence ATGGCTGTGAGGAAACCACCCTTCCAGCTCCTGGAAATCAATGTGATATCGGCGCAGGACCTAGCTCCTCTGTCCAGTAAAATGCGCACCTATGCGGTCGCCTGGGTCAACCCAACACGGAAGCTCTCCACCCGCGTCGACTCCCGTGGCCACGCCGACCCAACCTGGAACGACAAGTTTGTGTTCCGCGTCGACGACCAGTTTCTCCAATCCGACACCTCCGCCGTCATGATCGAAATCTACGCCCTCCGCTGCTTCCGCGACGTCTGCATTGGAACTGTCCGAGTCCTCGTCGGCAATCTCATCCCAAACAACTTCCGCACCGGTGGATCCACCCTCCGTGGTATGCGATTCGTAGCCCTCCAGATCCGACGTCCCTCAGGCCGTCCACAAGGCATCCTCAACATTGGTGTCGCAGTCCTCGACAGTTCAATGCGAAGTATGCCACTCTACACCATCGCCAACTCCGCCGTCGGATACCGTGACCTAATGGGGGAAGAAGTCCACACCCCTGGCCACCATAACCACCCACCTCCCAAGATCCAACTCCGCCGCACCAGAAGCGATGTCTCCGAGACGCTAAAAAATAACGATATCGCGTCGCAAAAAACCAGCTCCGTCGTCAACGGTTCAGAAGTTGCAACCAGTACCGGTGGTGGAGTAACGCCGATAAAGATGATCGCGGGGGCGACACCCACGAATGGATCGATGTACACGGAATCCGATTTGGGTCCCACGGCGTCAGTGGTGGCGGGGAGGCTGACACCGATGACGGCGGATGAGATGTACCCGTCGGTGGAGGTGGGAAGCTCGATATTAGAGGGTTGGAGCGTGGAAGATGGAAGCGTGGAGGGTTTGAGGACGAAGCTAGAGAAGTGGAGGAAGGAGCTACCACCTATTTACGATAATGGGTATGGAAGCTATCGTACGCCGCGAAGGCATGTGCGCAGGCACACTGAGGGAGAGATGGGAGGAGGACTGTTCTCATGTTTCGGTGGCAGGTATGGGTGTGAGTTCACCATCTTCTGTGGGCCCGgtcccaagaagaagaagcgtCGCAACAATGACAAGTTTCAGCTCAGCCCTTCTGATTCTCTGGTGCTAACGGAACCCACACGTCTGAtatatcctaaaaagagaagaaattga